The genomic segment CTTATGGAGTAATACATCCCCTTAACCTACTTAGTTACTGAAAGTATTAAAGGGGAGTTAGGGGGAATGATTAACGTGGGTAGGATTAAGCTTAGTTTTGCGGGTATTCGAGTTGATTTCGTTGATAGGGAGTGGGCTCTTAGGCGTATTGAGAAATGGGCTGAGGGAGGTACTTATCCCGTTCAGGTTGTTTATGGTCCTGAGGGTTGTGGTAAGACTGCTTGGCTTAGGCAGTCTGTGGAGTTGCTTAGGGGTTTGGGTTTTGATGTTGTTTACGTTAATCCAATTAATAGGGAGTTTTTAACGGGATTCAATGTTTTGAGGGATAGGTTCCTTGCCGTTATTAAGGAGACTATTAGCCAGGATGCGTTAGGTAGATTGGTTTGGTTAGCCTTCGATGTGGCTAAGGAGTTGATTAAGGTTACTAGGGGTAGGGTGGCTGTTATTGTTGATGATGCATTCCAGGTAATTGGGGTTAAGGAATCAACACTCTACGTTAAAGCACTACTAAACCTAATAGAATACCCACCAGAACAATACGAAAAAATAGTGGCCGTAACCGCTACCAGTGAGGGAGTCTCGAAGAGTGAGATTGGTAGGCATAGGTGGGCGAATTTACTAACAATGTGGAATATGACTAAGGATGGTTTTAAGGAGCTTTATGATCAAATACCAGGCGATAAACCAAGTCTTGAGGAATTATGGAAACTAACTGGGGGAAATCCATGGATGCTTGAAATGCTCTATGAGGCCCACTGGAGTGTTGATCAAGTGGTTAATAGGATTATTAGGAGTAAGGGGTTGATAAGCTTCATTCAATCACTCAGTGAAAACGATAAGAAACTGCTTATGAAGGCATTAGAGGACCCGGACACACTCATGAGTAGGGATGGGGTAATGCTCATGAATAAGTTAGTGGAGTTGAACCTAATAATCGACAACATATACCCCAGGGACGAGTACCTATGGGTGGATTCACCACCACCTGAGAGGGATAATGAACTAGGTATTGGTAAGTATACGGCATGGCAAAGCCCACTCCACAGGGAGGCTGTAAGGAGGGTATTAAGTTAAGTGACTAATACAGGGTGATGATTCTAATTGTTGATTCCTTGAATTCCTTAATAAAGGTTTAGTGATGTTGATGAATTAATTATTAATATTCACTGTGTAAAGTAATGGTTAAGGGCCTTGAATCTACTCATATGGGTATTGGTTAAGCCCAAGGTATTGGCTAAGCAACTTACGTAGGGCGTTCCTTAACTCGTGGTTAACAGTTGATGGGGATAGGTTAAGTGCTTTACTTAGGTTAATTAGGTTAATTCCCCTAGGTTCATCGAAGAAGCCGCCTTTATGGGCAGCCTTGAGTACTTTTAATTCGTTCTTAGTTAATAATGCGTGAATACTCCTAGAGTTAACCAGGTTAAATGCGTCGTTTAAATCAATGTCCCTAACCCTGAAGGATAATACTCTACCACTGTCTTCTAATTGTCTCCTAAAGGTTTCAATGGAATCCTTATTCATGAATATGAAACCCCAGTTTTCAATACCATTAACTATGTGATCCTTAGTCTCAAAACCACTTAGCTGCCATGCCTTATACCTAGTGGAGTCATTTAAACTGTTCTTCAACACGATGGCAATTCTCTTAGGGTACCCATAATTCAATTCCCTGAACCCAACTACATCAATTATTGCGTCACTACTCCTAATAATGCGCATTATTCTCTTCAATGAATCCTTATCCCTAACCTTGAGTATTGAGAATTCAAGGGAGTAACCCCTCAATGCATTAATATCAGATTTCATGACAACATACTCATAATCAAAGTTAACCCTTGAGGTC from the Caldivirga maquilingensis IC-167 genome contains:
- a CDS encoding helix-turn-helix domain-containing protein: MYINSDRLTYVELSLIHLSDWTSRVNFDYEYVVMKSDINALRGYSLEFSILKVRDKDSLKRIMRIIRSSDAIIDVVGFRELNYGYPKRIAIVLKNSLNDSTRYKAWQLSGFETKDHIVNGIENWGFIFMNKDSIETFRRQLEDSGRVLSFRVRDIDLNDAFNLVNSRSIHALLTKNELKVLKAAHKGGFFDEPRGINLINLSKALNLSPSTVNHELRNALRKLLSQYLGLNQYPYE
- a CDS encoding ATP-binding protein, with translation MINVGRIKLSFAGIRVDFVDREWALRRIEKWAEGGTYPVQVVYGPEGCGKTAWLRQSVELLRGLGFDVVYVNPINREFLTGFNVLRDRFLAVIKETISQDALGRLVWLAFDVAKELIKVTRGRVAVIVDDAFQVIGVKESTLYVKALLNLIEYPPEQYEKIVAVTATSEGVSKSEIGRHRWANLLTMWNMTKDGFKELYDQIPGDKPSLEELWKLTGGNPWMLEMLYEAHWSVDQVVNRIIRSKGLISFIQSLSENDKKLLMKALEDPDTLMSRDGVMLMNKLVELNLIIDNIYPRDEYLWVDSPPPERDNELGIGKYTAWQSPLHREAVRRVLS